A part of Magnetospirillum sp. genomic DNA contains:
- the gltX gene encoding glutamate--tRNA ligase, with translation MVRTRFAPSPTGRLHLGNLRAALLNWLFARQAGGKFLLRLDDTDRERSTPEFAAGIEEDLRWLGLQWDEFARQSDRLSNYAAAAEKLKASGRLYACYETPEELKLRRFGQVSDGGIQVYDRAALRLSAAQKAAYEAEGRRPHWRFLLNWEETAWDDLIRGHCTYHGSKVSDPVLVREDGSPTYTLASVVDDIELGVTHVVRGEDHVTNTSVQIQIFEALGRAASEIAFAHFSLISDGGGHSLSKRLGSLSLADLRAEGLEPVAIASLIARLGTSDPVEPRSTLAELVPGFAFEKFSRASPKLDPEDILRLNAKIVHKLEFVDVGHRLPAGADAPFWETVRPNLAKVTEASDWWDLARNPVAPVVEDAAFLAQAASLLPPEPWSDATWSAWTKALGEASARKGKALFMPLRLALTAREHGPEMKAMLPLLGRARTLARLEGKTA, from the coding sequence ATGGTTCGCACGCGCTTCGCACCCTCGCCCACGGGGCGGCTGCATCTCGGCAATTTGCGCGCCGCTTTGCTGAACTGGCTCTTTGCGCGCCAGGCTGGCGGCAAATTTCTGCTGCGCCTCGACGACACCGATCGCGAACGCTCGACGCCGGAATTCGCGGCCGGAATCGAAGAAGATCTGCGCTGGCTCGGCCTTCAGTGGGACGAGTTCGCGCGCCAGTCCGATAGGCTTTCGAACTACGCGGCTGCGGCCGAAAAGCTCAAAGCAAGCGGGCGGCTCTATGCCTGTTACGAGACCCCCGAAGAGCTGAAGCTGCGCCGCTTCGGCCAAGTATCGGACGGCGGCATCCAGGTCTACGACCGTGCAGCCTTGCGCTTGTCGGCCGCGCAGAAGGCCGCTTACGAAGCCGAAGGGCGCCGCCCGCATTGGCGCTTTCTGCTGAATTGGGAAGAGACCGCGTGGGACGATCTCATTCGCGGCCACTGCACCTATCACGGTTCGAAAGTGTCCGATCCCGTGCTGGTGCGCGAAGACGGTTCGCCGACTTACACGCTGGCTTCGGTCGTGGACGACATCGAACTCGGCGTCACGCATGTCGTGCGCGGCGAAGACCATGTGACGAATACCTCGGTGCAAATCCAGATTTTCGAAGCGCTGGGCCGTGCGGCAAGTGAAATTGCGTTTGCGCACTTCTCGCTGATCTCGGACGGCGGCGGGCATTCGCTGTCCAAGCGCCTCGGCTCGCTGTCGCTTGCCGACCTGCGCGCCGAGGGTCTTGAGCCCGTCGCGATCGCGTCGCTGATCGCGCGCCTGGGCACGTCCGATCCGGTCGAGCCGCGCAGCACGCTTGCCGAACTCGTGCCCGGTTTCGCGTTCGAGAAGTTCAGCCGCGCTTCGCCCAAGCTCGACCCCGAAGACATTCTGCGCCTCAACGCCAAGATCGTGCACAAGCTCGAATTTGTCGACGTCGGCCATCGCCTGCCCGCGGGCGCCGACGCGCCCTTCTGGGAGACCGTGCGGCCCAATCTCGCCAAGGTGACCGAGGCGTCCGATTGGTGGGATCTTGCGCGCAATCCGGTCGCACCCGTCGTCGAAGACGCAGCCTTCCTGGCACAGGCGGCATCGCTGCTGCCGCCCGAGCCGTGGAGCGATGCCACCTGGAGTGCCTGGACCAAGGCGTTGGGCGAAGCCAGTGCGCGCAAGGGCAAGGCCTTGTTCATGCCGCTGCGCCTTGCGCTCACCGCGCGCGAGCACGGACCCGAGATGAAGGCGATGCTGCCGCTGCTCGGCCGCGCACGTACGCTTGCGCGCCTCGAGGGCAAGACCGCATGA
- the cysS gene encoding cysteine--tRNA ligase, translating to MTALHVHNTLTRRKEKFEPLDPAHVKMYVCGPTVYDDAHIGNARPVVVFDVLARLLRRLYPKVTYARNITDIDDKIIVRAAERGVPIDTITADTIANYHADMAALGALSPDVEPRCTRSIPGMLAMIETLIDKGHAYAAEGHVLFAVASYAEYGKLSGRSRDEQIAGARVEVAPFKRDPADFVLWKPSTPDQPGWDSKWGRGRPGWHIECSAMAKDVLGITIDIHGGGLDLTFPHHENEIAQSQCAHGGVQFSKYWMHNGFLVVNGEKMSKSLGNFFTVRDLRARAPGEAIRLLLLKTHYRAPLDFTDAGLAEAKAELDYFYNALKNAADVEAATTAADTVVAALCDDLNTAKAIAEMHELARTLNATRNEAAKGALLDAGRLIGLLQGDAQAWFKQGAEDAGWIEDAIAARLAARKAKNFAEADRIRDELKAKGIVLEDGPKGTSWKRDG from the coding sequence ATGACGGCCCTCCATGTCCACAACACGCTGACGCGGCGCAAAGAAAAGTTCGAGCCGCTCGATCCAGCACACGTGAAGATGTATGTGTGCGGCCCCACGGTCTACGACGACGCGCATATCGGCAATGCGCGGCCGGTCGTGGTGTTCGACGTGCTGGCGCGCCTGCTGCGCCGCCTCTATCCGAAGGTTACGTACGCGCGCAACATCACCGACATCGACGACAAGATCATCGTGCGCGCGGCCGAACGCGGCGTGCCTATCGACACGATCACCGCCGACACGATCGCCAACTACCATGCCGACATGGCCGCACTCGGCGCCTTGTCGCCCGACGTCGAGCCGCGCTGCACGCGCTCGATCCCCGGCATGCTCGCGATGATCGAAACGCTGATCGACAAGGGCCACGCCTACGCGGCCGAAGGCCATGTGCTGTTCGCGGTCGCAAGCTATGCCGAATACGGCAAGCTGTCGGGCCGGTCGCGCGACGAGCAGATTGCGGGCGCCCGCGTCGAAGTCGCCCCCTTCAAGCGCGATCCGGCCGATTTCGTTTTGTGGAAGCCTTCCACGCCGGATCAGCCGGGCTGGGACAGCAAATGGGGCCGCGGCCGGCCGGGCTGGCATATCGAATGCTCGGCGATGGCCAAGGACGTGCTCGGCATCACGATCGACATCCATGGCGGCGGTCTCGATCTCACCTTTCCGCACCACGAAAACGAAATTGCGCAGTCGCAATGCGCGCATGGCGGCGTGCAGTTTTCGAAATACTGGATGCACAACGGCTTCCTCGTCGTGAACGGCGAGAAAATGTCGAAGAGTCTCGGCAATTTCTTCACCGTGCGCGATCTGCGCGCGCGCGCACCCGGCGAGGCGATCCGGCTCTTGCTGCTGAAGACGCACTATCGAGCACCGCTCGATTTCACCGATGCCGGTTTGGCGGAAGCCAAAGCCGAACTCGATTACTTCTACAACGCGCTCAAGAATGCGGCCGATGTCGAAGCGGCAACGACGGCGGCTGACACCGTTGTGGCTGCCCTGTGCGACGATCTCAACACCGCCAAGGCCATCGCCGAGATGCACGAGCTTGCGCGCACGCTCAACGCCACGCGCAATGAGGCGGCCAAAGGCGCTTTGCTGGATGCCGGCCGTCTGATCGGCCTGTTGCAGGGCGATGCGCAAGCATGGTTCAAACAGGGAGCGGAAGATGCGGGCTGGATCGAAGACGCGATCGCGGCCCGGCTTGCGGCGCGCAAAGCGAAGAATTTCGCCGAGGCCGACCGCATTCGCGACGAATTGAAGGCCAAGGGCATCGTCTTGGAAGACGGCCCCAAGGGTACGAGCTGGAAGCGGGACGGGTAA
- the cimA gene encoding citramalate synthase: MGERVYLYDSTLRDGAQTQGVDFGVADKIAIAKALDRLGIDYVEGGWPGANPTDDAFFAGLPKLGHARITAFGMTRRAGRSAGNDPGLAAVLGSAASAACLVGKTWDFHVELALGVSKTENIDMIADSLAEAIKRGKETMFDAEHFFDGYKANPGFALDCLKAAAASGARWIVLCDTNGGTLPHEIERIVGEVAKTIAGDRLGIHCHNDTENAVANSLAAVRAGARQIQGTLNGLGERCGNANLVALLPSLVLKMGYETGCDAERLTHLTSVSRLLDERLNRSPQRNAAYVGESAFAHKGGLHVSAVEKDPKTYEHVPPEAVGNRRQVVVSDQAGRSNILARFKDIGLEIEPKNPAIGRIIEAIKAREHEGYTYDGADGSFELLARRELHGVPDYFRLISFRVISERRFNARGELVTMSEATVKLDVASDRRLTVGEGKGPVEALDRALRAALLPSYPALAELKLIDYKVRILAPERATAAVTRVMIESADGHAHGDVRTWGTVGVSENVIEASYAALHDSITWKLYRDGAPAPAE, from the coding sequence ATGGGCGAGCGCGTCTATCTCTACGATTCGACCTTGCGCGACGGTGCGCAGACGCAGGGTGTGGATTTCGGCGTCGCGGACAAGATCGCGATCGCCAAAGCGCTCGACCGGCTCGGCATCGACTATGTCGAAGGCGGCTGGCCGGGGGCCAACCCCACCGACGACGCGTTTTTCGCAGGCCTGCCGAAGCTCGGCCATGCGCGCATAACCGCGTTCGGCATGACGCGGCGTGCGGGCCGCTCGGCCGGCAACGATCCGGGGCTGGCGGCCGTGCTCGGCTCGGCTGCATCAGCGGCCTGCCTCGTGGGCAAGACGTGGGATTTCCATGTGGAGCTCGCCCTCGGCGTGTCGAAGACCGAGAACATCGACATGATCGCCGACAGCTTGGCGGAAGCGATCAAGCGCGGCAAAGAGACGATGTTCGACGCCGAGCATTTTTTCGACGGCTACAAGGCGAACCCGGGCTTCGCGCTCGATTGCCTGAAGGCGGCGGCGGCTTCGGGTGCGCGCTGGATCGTGCTGTGCGACACCAATGGCGGCACCTTGCCGCACGAGATCGAGCGCATCGTCGGCGAAGTCGCGAAGACGATCGCGGGCGACCGGCTCGGCATTCATTGCCACAACGACACCGAAAACGCCGTGGCGAATTCGCTGGCAGCCGTACGCGCGGGGGCCCGCCAGATTCAGGGCACGCTCAATGGCCTTGGCGAGCGCTGCGGCAACGCCAATCTCGTGGCCTTGCTGCCGAGCCTCGTGCTGAAAATGGGCTACGAGACGGGCTGTGACGCCGAGCGGCTCACGCATCTCACGTCCGTGTCGCGCCTGCTCGACGAGCGCCTCAATCGCAGCCCGCAGCGCAACGCCGCCTATGTCGGCGAGAGCGCATTCGCCCACAAGGGCGGTCTGCACGTGTCTGCGGTCGAGAAGGATCCGAAGACCTACGAACATGTGCCGCCCGAGGCGGTCGGCAATCGCCGCCAGGTCGTGGTGTCCGACCAGGCCGGGCGTTCGAACATTCTGGCGCGCTTCAAGGATATCGGGCTCGAGATCGAGCCAAAGAACCCGGCGATCGGCCGCATCATCGAGGCGATCAAGGCGCGCGAACACGAAGGCTACACCTACGACGGGGCCGACGGTTCGTTCGAACTGCTCGCCCGTCGCGAATTGCACGGCGTGCCGGACTATTTCCGCCTGATCTCGTTCCGTGTGATTTCCGAGCGCCGCTTCAACGCGCGCGGCGAGCTCGTGACGATGTCGGAAGCGACCGTGAAGCTCGACGTGGCATCCGACCGGCGCTTGACGGTGGGCGAGGGCAAGGGCCCGGTCGAAGCGCTCGACCGCGCGTTGCGCGCGGCCCTGCTGCCGTCTTATCCGGCTTTGGCCGAACTCAAACTCATCGACTACAAAGTGCGCATCTTGGCGCCTGAGCGCGCCACGGCCGCCGTCACACGCGTGATGATCGAAAGTGCGGACGGGCATGCGCATGGCGACGTGCGCACGTGGGGCACTGTCGGCGTGTCCGAAAACGTGATCGAGGCGTCGTACGCCGCGTTGCACGATTCGATCACCTGGAAGCTCTATCGCGACGGCGCGCCGGCACCGGCCGAGTGA
- a CDS encoding RNA methyltransferase — protein sequence MQPQAQLSPAIVLVRPQLAENIGTAARAMLNCGLTDLRLVRPRCDFPDERAVRASSGADRVLEAARLFDSVEAAVADLTRVYATCPRDRDMVKPVLGPQAAIVAARDAIAGGGRAGFLFGAERTGLENDEVTLADAMVPFPVNPEFDSLNLAQAVLLVGWEWVRGVEPSNPGRVRTGKSEPATKDEVSGFLLRLEAELDACGFLRNEKMRPTTVRNLRAFLLRARPTSQEIRTAHGMLTGLVERPHLPAGDRSKRARPDREA from the coding sequence ATGCAACCGCAGGCGCAGCTGAGCCCGGCGATCGTGCTGGTGCGCCCGCAACTCGCCGAGAATATCGGTACGGCTGCGCGCGCCATGCTCAATTGCGGCTTGACCGATCTGCGCCTCGTGCGCCCGCGCTGCGACTTTCCGGACGAGCGGGCCGTACGCGCCTCGTCGGGGGCCGATCGCGTGCTTGAAGCGGCGCGCCTGTTCGACAGCGTCGAAGCGGCGGTCGCCGATCTTACGCGCGTCTACGCCACATGCCCGCGCGACCGCGACATGGTCAAGCCCGTGCTGGGGCCGCAAGCCGCGATCGTGGCGGCACGCGACGCGATCGCGGGCGGCGGGCGCGCGGGCTTCCTGTTCGGCGCCGAGCGCACGGGGCTCGAGAACGACGAAGTCACACTCGCCGATGCAATGGTGCCGTTCCCGGTCAATCCGGAATTCGACTCGCTGAACCTTGCGCAGGCCGTGCTGCTGGTCGGTTGGGAGTGGGTGCGCGGCGTCGAGCCGTCCAATCCGGGCCGCGTGCGCACCGGCAAAAGCGAGCCTGCGACCAAAGACGAAGTTTCGGGCTTTCTCCTGCGTCTCGAAGCCGAGCTCGATGCGTGCGGATTCTTGCGCAACGAAAAAATGCGGCCGACAACGGTGCGGAATTTGCGCGCCTTTTTGCTGCGCGCGCGTCCGACGTCGCAGGAGATCCGCACCGCGCACGGGATGCTCACAGGTCTTGTGGAGCGTCCGCATCTGCCCGCAGGCGATAGATCGAAACGCGCTCGGCCCGACCGCGAAGCGTGA
- the rpsD gene encoding 30S ribosomal protein S4 yields the protein MSKRQESKYKINRRLGENLWGRDKSPINKREYGPGQHGQRRKKPTDFGTQLRAKQKLKGYYGNITERQFRKIYTEAIRKKGDTSENLIGLLERRLDAVVYRLKFAPTVFAARQLVSHGHVMLNGKRADISSMFVKEGDEISLNPKMRENVQVLEGVSSQERQVPDYLEVVDQKAFKGKFVRTPKLADVPYPVQMEPNLVIEFYSR from the coding sequence ATGTCGAAGCGTCAAGAGTCCAAGTACAAAATCAATCGCCGCCTCGGGGAAAACCTCTGGGGCCGCGACAAGAGCCCGATCAACAAGCGCGAATACGGCCCCGGCCAGCACGGGCAGCGCCGCAAGAAGCCGACCGATTTCGGCACGCAGCTGCGCGCCAAGCAGAAGCTGAAGGGCTATTACGGCAACATCACCGAGCGCCAGTTCCGCAAGATCTACACGGAGGCCATTCGCAAGAAGGGCGACACGTCGGAGAATCTGATCGGCCTGCTCGAGCGCCGCTTGGATGCGGTCGTCTACCGCCTCAAATTCGCGCCGACCGTGTTTGCGGCACGCCAGCTCGTCAGCCACGGCCACGTGATGCTGAACGGCAAGCGCGCCGACATCTCGTCGATGTTCGTCAAGGAAGGCGACGAGATCAGCCTCAATCCGAAGATGCGCGAAAACGTCCAGGTGCTCGAAGGCGTGTCGAGCCAGGAACGCCAGGTGCCCGACTATCTCGAAGTCGTCGACCAGAAGGCGTTCAAGGGCAAGTTCGTGCGCACGCCGAAGCTGGCCGACGTGCCGTACCCGGTGCAGATGGAACCCAACCTCGTGATCGAATTCTATTCGCGCTGA
- a CDS encoding helix-turn-helix domain-containing protein, with protein MDSLLRLLMGPWTTYILWVLRSQGPTRFGALKRHVAGVSAKMLTERLRLLENAGVVSREYAATIPPQVTYALTARGAELSDVFVALDEIARRWEAQDARLAKAAKSKGTARKAA; from the coding sequence ATGGATTCTCTTCTGCGACTGCTGATGGGGCCGTGGACGACCTACATCCTGTGGGTCCTGCGCAGCCAAGGGCCGACGCGCTTCGGCGCCTTGAAGCGCCATGTCGCGGGCGTGTCGGCCAAGATGCTGACCGAGCGTTTGCGCCTGCTCGAAAACGCCGGCGTGGTTTCGCGCGAATACGCCGCCACGATCCCGCCGCAGGTGACCTACGCGCTCACTGCGCGCGGCGCCGAATTGTCGGACGTGTTCGTGGCGCTGGACGAGATCGCGCGGCGCTGGGAAGCGCAGGATGCGCGGCTCGCCAAGGCCGCCAAAAGCAAAGGGACTGCACGCAAAGCCGCCTGA
- a CDS encoding flavodoxin family protein, translating to MAKVAIVYHSGFGHTKILAEAVARGAASVAGTHVDLIPVAEAEAKVETLNAADAIILGSPTYMGNVSGPFKSWMDSTGKLWYGQQWKDKVAAGFTNSGNPSGDKLNTLTTMWVFAMQHSMIWVSQGVMAGEQENGETLNRLSSWGGTMATSANAEATPDNPSKADQATGAKLGARVATFTKKLKG from the coding sequence ATGGCCAAAGTAGCGATCGTTTATCACAGTGGTTTTGGACACACGAAGATCCTGGCCGAAGCCGTAGCGCGCGGGGCGGCCTCGGTCGCTGGTACGCATGTCGACCTCATTCCGGTCGCCGAAGCGGAAGCGAAGGTCGAAACCCTGAATGCGGCCGACGCAATCATTCTCGGCTCGCCCACCTACATGGGCAACGTCTCGGGCCCGTTCAAAAGCTGGATGGATTCGACCGGCAAGCTCTGGTACGGCCAACAGTGGAAAGACAAGGTCGCGGCCGGCTTCACCAACAGCGGCAACCCTTCGGGCGACAAGCTCAACACGCTGACCACCATGTGGGTGTTCGCCATGCAGCACTCAATGATCTGGGTGAGCCAGGGCGTGATGGCGGGCGAACAGGAAAACGGCGAAACCTTGAACCGCCTGTCGTCGTGGGGTGGTACGATGGCGACGTCGGCCAACGCCGAAGCCACACCCGACAATCCCAGCAAGGCCGACCAGGCGACGGGTGCAAAGCTGGGTGCGCGCGTGGCGACATTCACCAAAAAGCTGAAGGGCTGA
- a CDS encoding class III extradiol ring-cleavage dioxygenase, with the protein MTNELPSLFVSHGAPTLSIEDVPARAFLSGLGQTMPRPRAILVASAHWETASPAVSTATKPETIHDFSGFPRELYSMQYAAPGAPDVAAQAMALLDKAGLDKAGLDKAGLTATADPQQGLDHGAWVPLRLMYPAADIPVAQISIQPHLGAAHHIALGRALAPLRREDVLIIGSGGAVHNLRTIRYGSHDAIPDWARHFDDWLAVHLETGDDAALGDYRRLAPNAAQAHPRDEHLMPVFVAYGAGGAGARGTRIHSSFTHGSLSMAAYSFG; encoded by the coding sequence ATGACAAACGAACTGCCGTCTCTGTTCGTGTCGCACGGTGCCCCGACCTTGAGCATCGAGGACGTGCCCGCGCGCGCGTTTCTGTCCGGGCTCGGTCAGACGATGCCGCGCCCGCGCGCGATTCTGGTGGCGTCCGCGCATTGGGAGACGGCGTCACCCGCCGTCTCGACCGCGACGAAGCCCGAAACGATCCATGATTTTTCGGGCTTCCCACGCGAACTCTACAGCATGCAATACGCAGCGCCCGGTGCGCCCGATGTAGCTGCACAGGCGATGGCCCTTCTCGACAAGGCCGGGCTCGACAAGGCCGGGCTCGACAAAGCCGGGCTCACGGCGACGGCCGATCCGCAGCAAGGGCTCGACCACGGGGCGTGGGTGCCGCTGCGCTTGATGTATCCGGCCGCCGACATTCCGGTCGCACAGATTTCGATCCAGCCGCATCTGGGGGCCGCGCACCATATCGCACTCGGTCGCGCACTCGCGCCGTTGCGCCGCGAAGACGTGTTGATAATCGGCTCGGGCGGGGCCGTGCACAACCTTCGCACCATCCGTTACGGAAGCCACGACGCCATCCCGGATTGGGCGCGGCATTTCGACGATTGGCTGGCCGTGCATCTCGAAACCGGCGACGATGCGGCGCTTGGCGATTATCGCCGCCTTGCCCCCAATGCCGCCCAAGCCCATCCGCGCGACGAGCATCTGATGCCGGTGTTCGTGGCCTACGGGGCGGGCGGGGCTGGGGCGAGGGGAACGCGCATCCACTCAAGCTTCACGCATGGCTCGCTGTCGATGGCGGCCTATTCGTTTGGCTGA
- the grxD gene encoding Grx4 family monothiol glutaredoxin translates to MDNVKDRIETDIKSNDVVLYMKGTPVFPQCGFSSAVVQVLTHMGVKFKGINVLEDPEIRNGIKEYANWPTIPQLYVKGEFVGGCDIVREMYQTGELAEMLQTKGVDVKLA, encoded by the coding sequence ATGGACAACGTCAAAGACCGCATCGAAACGGACATCAAGTCGAACGACGTCGTGCTCTACATGAAGGGCACGCCGGTGTTCCCGCAATGCGGCTTTTCCTCGGCCGTGGTGCAGGTGCTGACCCACATGGGCGTGAAGTTCAAGGGCATCAACGTGCTCGAGGACCCCGAGATCCGCAACGGCATCAAGGAATACGCCAACTGGCCGACGATCCCGCAGCTCTATGTGAAGGGTGAATTCGTCGGCGGCTGCGACATCGTGCGCGAGATGTACCAGACGGGCGAACTCGCCGAGATGCTGCAGACCAAGGGCGTGGACGTCAAACTCGCCTGA
- a CDS encoding BolA family transcriptional regulator produces MPMEAADIETLIRTALPDASVRIDDLRGDGDHYACHVVSALFKGKSRVQQHQMVYAALKGRMGNELHAMALQTEIPASA; encoded by the coding sequence ATGCCGATGGAAGCCGCCGATATCGAAACGCTGATCCGCACGGCCCTGCCGGACGCTTCCGTGCGCATCGACGATCTGCGCGGCGACGGCGACCACTATGCCTGCCACGTGGTCTCGGCCCTCTTCAAGGGCAAGAGCCGCGTGCAGCAGCACCAAATGGTCTATGCCGCCCTCAAAGGGCGCATGGGCAACGAACTTCACGCCATGGCGCTGCAGACCGAGATCCCGGCCAGCGCCTGA
- the purL gene encoding phosphoribosylformylglycinamidine synthase subunit PurL: MGLAPAEYDLACRILGRIPTHTEHGIFSVMWSEHCSYKSSKKWLKTLPTKAKWVICGPGENAGVIDIGDGDACIFKIESHNHPSYIEPYQGAATGVGGILRDVFTMGARPIANLNALRFGEPSHPKTRRLVAGVVSGIGGYGNCVGVPTVAGETNFHKAYNGNCLVNAMTVGLAKTDKIFYSAAAGAGNPVVYVGAKTGRDGIHGATMASAEFDDKSDEKRPTVQVGDPFVEKLLIEACLELMATDAIVAIQDMGAAGLTSSSVEMAGKGGLGIELDLDAVPARETGMTSYEMMLSESQERMLIILKPNRQKVAQKIFAKYGLDCATIGTLTTNGRLVVKKNGHVDADMPIAPMVQASPEYARPWKKTPKRKTIDAKKIATRDPGKALLKLMGCPDLASRRWIWEQYDHLVRGHTLQRPGGDAAIVGVPGSQKALAMCVDSTPRYVEADPEVGGAQAVVETWRNLTAVGATPLAITDNMNFGNPERPAIMGQFVGAIKGMRKACLALAYPVVSGNVSLYNETNGQAILPTPTIGGVGILKDASKRTDLAFKNAGDTLVLIGKTAGWLGATLYLREIEGREEGAPPPIDLKAEKRNGDFVRKLIQAARVNACHDLSDGGLLVAIAEMALAGKRGVDLTLKDSTPALLFGEDQARYLVTTAKPQTVLAAAKKAKVPALVLGTVAEAPTLTLNGATLISIEALRTAHEAWLPGYMSGKN; encoded by the coding sequence ATGGGCCTGGCGCCGGCCGAATACGATCTGGCTTGCCGCATTCTGGGCCGCATCCCCACGCATACCGAGCACGGCATTTTCTCGGTCATGTGGTCGGAGCATTGCAGCTACAAATCCTCGAAGAAGTGGCTGAAGACGCTGCCGACCAAAGCCAAATGGGTCATTTGCGGTCCCGGCGAAAACGCCGGCGTGATCGATATCGGCGACGGCGACGCCTGCATTTTCAAGATCGAAAGCCACAACCACCCGTCTTACATCGAGCCCTATCAGGGGGCGGCAACGGGTGTCGGCGGCATCTTGCGCGACGTCTTCACGATGGGGGCGCGGCCCATCGCCAATCTCAATGCACTTCGCTTCGGCGAGCCGTCGCATCCGAAGACGCGCCGCCTCGTGGCGGGCGTGGTTTCCGGCATTGGCGGCTACGGCAATTGCGTGGGCGTGCCGACCGTCGCGGGCGAGACCAATTTCCACAAAGCCTACAACGGCAACTGCCTCGTCAACGCGATGACGGTGGGCCTCGCCAAGACCGACAAGATTTTCTATTCGGCTGCCGCAGGTGCGGGCAACCCGGTCGTCTATGTCGGCGCCAAAACTGGCCGCGACGGCATCCACGGGGCCACGATGGCGTCGGCCGAGTTCGACGACAAATCCGACGAAAAGCGCCCGACCGTGCAGGTCGGCGACCCGTTCGTCGAGAAGCTGCTGATCGAAGCGTGCTTGGAGCTGATGGCGACGGACGCCATCGTCGCGATCCAAGACATGGGTGCCGCCGGCCTCACCTCGTCGTCGGTCGAGATGGCAGGCAAAGGCGGGCTCGGCATCGAGCTCGATCTCGATGCGGTCCCAGCGCGCGAAACTGGCATGACGTCTTACGAAATGATGCTCTCCGAGAGCCAGGAGCGCATGCTGATCATCCTCAAGCCCAATCGCCAGAAGGTCGCCCAGAAGATCTTCGCAAAGTACGGGCTCGATTGCGCCACTATCGGAACGCTCACGACCAACGGGCGGCTCGTCGTCAAAAAGAACGGCCATGTCGATGCCGACATGCCGATCGCCCCCATGGTGCAGGCAAGCCCCGAATATGCGCGGCCCTGGAAGAAGACGCCCAAGCGCAAGACGATCGACGCCAAAAAGATCGCAACGCGCGATCCGGGCAAGGCGTTGCTGAAGCTCATGGGCTGCCCCGATCTCGCCTCGCGGCGCTGGATCTGGGAGCAGTACGACCATCTCGTGCGCGGCCACACGCTGCAGCGCCCGGGCGGCGACGCCGCTATCGTCGGCGTGCCGGGCTCCCAAAAAGCGCTCGCCATGTGCGTCGACTCAACCCCGCGCTACGTCGAAGCCGATCCCGAAGTCGGCGGGGCGCAAGCCGTCGTCGAAACCTGGCGCAACCTCACGGCCGTTGGTGCAACGCCGCTTGCCATCACCGACAATATGAATTTCGGCAATCCCGAACGGCCCGCGATCATGGGCCAGTTCGTGGGCGCCATCAAAGGCATGCGCAAAGCGTGCTTGGCGCTCGCCTATCCGGTCGTGTCGGGCAACGTGTCGCTCTACAACGAGACCAACGGCCAGGCGATCCTGCCCACGCCCACCATCGGCGGCGTGGGCATTCTCAAGGACGCTTCCAAGCGCACCGACCTTGCCTTCAAGAACGCGGGCGACACGCTGGTCTTGATCGGCAAGACCGCCGGCTGGCTCGGCGCCACGCTTTACTTGCGCGAGATCGAAGGCCGCGAAGAGGGGGCACCCCCGCCCATCGACCTCAAGGCCGAAAAGCGCAACGGCGATTTCGTGCGCAAGCTGATCCAAGCGGCCCGCGTCAATGCCTGCCACGATTTGTCCGACGGCGGCCTGCTCGTCGCGATCGCAGAAATGGCGCTTGCGGGCAAGCGCGGCGTCGACCTCACCCTCAAAGACTCCACCCCGGCGTTGCTGTTCGGCGAAGACCAGGCGCGCTATCTGGTGACGACCGCGAAGCCCCAAACCGTGTTGGCCGCCGCCAAGAAGGCAAAGGTGCCCGCCCTCGTTCTCGGGACGGTCGCAGAGGCGCCTACATTGACACTCAATGGCGCTACTCTTATATCGATTGAGGCTCTGCGCACAGCGCACGAGGCTTGGCTGCCGGGTTATATGTCCGGAAAAAACTAG